In Takifugu rubripes unplaced genomic scaffold, fTakRub1.2, whole genome shotgun sequence, the following proteins share a genomic window:
- the LOC115248737 gene encoding uncharacterized protein, which produces MGHSRSSEAFSQILSLRQGPSSVADYSIRFCILAARSGWNDAALQGVFTQGLSDDLKDELAAREQPETLEALIGLATRLDNRLRERRRQRMSERTPSPARSFGGRSWCQLPSWWIRVQTATSLARTWPGRFAFPSRRCPNRRPFWVSTEKSWLGLPTGPRQSPSSSQEIIGNGSTSSSSSPGVLGSPWLALHNPQFDWPTGRLVSWSVNCHTNCLRSAVTSSSGTSAPAQEIPDLSQVPREYHDLGKVFCKQRALSLPPHRPYDCAIGLLPGATLPSSRLYNLSMAEREAMENYIGESLASGLIRPSSSPVGAGFFFVQKKD; this is translated from the exons atggGCCACAGCCGT AGCAGCGAAGCATTCTCCCAGATTTTGTCCCTGCGCCAGGGTCCCAGCTCTGTCGCTGACTACTCAATTCGTTTCTGTATCCTTGCTGCCcgaagcggctggaacgacgcGGCGCTTCAGGGAGTTTTTACACAGGGGCTTTCCGACGATCTGAAGGACGAGTTAGCAGCGAGGGAGCAGCCGGAGACCTTGGAGGCGCTCATCGGTCTGGCTACTCGATTGGACAATCGACTTCGGGAGCGACGCCGGCAGAGGATGAGCGAGCGGACG CCCTCTCCGGCACGCTCCTTTGGGGGCAGGAGTTGGTGCCAACTACCTTCCTGGTGGATTCGGGTGCAGACGGCAACTTCATTAGCCAGGACCTGGCCCGGCAGGTTCGCCTTCCCCTCGAGACGCTGCCCGAACCGAAGACCATTCTGGGTCTCGACGGAGAAGTCCTGGCTAGGATTACCCACCGGACCCAGgcaatcaccctcatcatctcagGAAATCATCGGGAACggatccacttcttcctcatcatcccctGGAGTTCTCGGGTCCCCATGGCTGGCCCTACACAACCCTCAGTTCGACTGGCCAACCGGGAGGCTGGTGAGCTGGAGCGTTAACTGCCACACCAACTGTTTGCGTTCGGCGGTCACCTCCTCATCAGGGACCTCGGCACCCGCCCAGGAGATTCCCGATCTGTCCCAGGTTCCAAGGGAGTACCATGACCTAGGCAAGGTCTTCTGCAAGCAGCGGGCGCTCTCCCTTCCACCCCATCGGCCGTATGACTGTGCCATCGGtctcctccccggggccacgttaccgtcGAGCCGACTCTACAACCTCTCCATGGCGGAACGGGAGGCGATGGAGAATTATATTGGAGAGTCACTAGCTTCTGGCCTGATCcggccctcctcttctccagttggTGCTGGTTTTTTCTTCGTGCAGAAGAAGGATTGA
- the LOC115248739 gene encoding uncharacterized protein isoform X3, with translation MLGLPFSFSLDIWGVGQILLFLFNPQTMRNCSSYQNMRHIINLLGMPPDYILNAGRYTSRYFVKMENHSGCSWRLKTPVEYGTDKLKNFNDVPQCFSYSLTQLFSANPTNDENEMEDRGALYDLLKKLFHFDGHLRISPEEALQHDFITMGHLRTVESKDYSNNLVFKVDLKDKMDQERKEKNLSKSKIRDPQKYGAKLLKKEEAHVSSQKEVTKLSQEKDTDFYRRKAGQSLKGEFTEVLDKKVSSFGKIQKSSDAAACEGKATNFSKGEPCESKSNFLYDKKKCYPSANETCQLLEEVASQSVKGEATVSSEEEEQESPQGKIIESLQKDDSKTSDFQLCLASNTSLEGEANEAKNTKVPMEEGKVYPEEHDYKTSQRETREFSQGELNKLLQEYVSYSSVMCQCVSYEFFEEEKTESPDGKDLESSWEDTSLSSQGEMTESSSGVVIDFSLGEIVEFSQEEMSETSLGEIRESSLGEMSETSLGEIRESSLGEIRASLLGEISLHGNTKVSREEAKDSSEKKERRNH, from the exons atgctcggtctccccttctctttttcacttgatatttggggagtcggccaaatccttttgtttttattcaacccTCAAACCATGCGCAATTGCTCATCATATCAAAAT atgagacacatAATAAACTTACTGGGTATGCCCCCAGACTACATATTAAATGCTGGGAGATACACCAGTAGATATTttgtaaagatggaaaaccatTCTGGTTGttcatggagattaaag acaccagttGAATATGGTACAGATAAGTTAAAGAACTTCAATGAcgttcctcagtgttttagctattctctaacacaattgttttcg GCCAATCCAACCAATGACGAAAATGAAATGGAGGACCGCGGGGCTTTGTACGATCTCCTTAAAaagttattccactttgatggACATCTGAGAATCTCTCCTGAggaagccctgcagcatgacttCATAACAATGGGGCACCTTAGAACAGTTGAGAGCAAAGACTA ttcAAACAACTTGGTCTTCaaagtggatttaaaagataaaatggatcaggaaagaaaagaaaagaacttatCCAAGTCAAAAATAAGAGACCCTCAGAAATATGGTGCAAAGTTGTTGAAGAAGGAAGAAGCCCATGTCTCTTCACAGAAAGAAGTAACTAAGTTGTCGCAAGAGAAAGACACTGACTTTTACAGAAGAAAAGCCGGTCAGTCCTTGAAAGGAGAATTCACAGAAGTTTTGGATAAAAAAGTATCCTCATTTGGAAAAATCCAAAAGTCCTCAgatgcagcagcctgtgagggaAAAGCCACCAACTTCTCCAAGGGAGAACCCTGTGAATCCAAAAGCAATTTCTTATATGATAAAAAGAAATGCTACCCTTCGGCAAATGAAACATGCCAGTTATTGGAGGAAGTAGCTTCGCAATCTGTGAAAGGAGAAGCCACGgtctcctcagaggaagaagagcaagagTCCCCGCAGGGAAAAATCATTGAGTCCTTACAAAAAGATGACAGTAAGACCTCAGATTTTCAGCTCTGTCTTGCCTCCAACACGTCTTTGGAGGGGGAGGCCAATGAGGCAAAAAACACCAAGGTCCCCATGGAAGAAGGCAAAGTCTATCCAGAGGAACATGACTATAAGACCTCACAGAGAGAAACCAGGGAATTCTCTCAAGGAGAACTCAATAAGCTATTACAAGAATATGTCAGTTATTCCTCAGTaatgtgtcagtgtgtcagcTATGAGTTCttcgaggaggaaaaaacagagtcCCCAGACGGAAAAGACCTTGAGTCTTCATGGGAAGATACCAGTCTGTCCTCGcagggagaaatgacagaatcCTCATCGGGAGTAGTCATTGATTTCTCACTGGGAGAAATTGTTGAGTTCTCACAGGAAGAAATGAGTGAaacctcactgggagaaatccgtgagtcgtcactgggagaaatgagtgaaacctcactgggagaaatccgtgagtcgtcactgggagaaatccgtGCGTCTTTACTTGGAGAAATCA gtctccatggaaacaccaaGGTCTCCAGGGAAGAAGCCAAAGACTcctcagagaaaaaagaaagaagaaatcatTGA
- the LOC115248739 gene encoding uncharacterized protein isoform X1, with amino-acid sequence MLGLPFSFSLDIWGVGQILLFLFNPQTMRNCSSYQNMRHIINLLGMPPDYILNAGRYTSRYFVKMENHSGCSWRLKTPVEYGTDKLKNFNDVPQCFSYSLTQLFSANPTNDENEMEDRGALYDLLKKLFHFDGHLRISPEEALQHDFITMGHLRTVESKDYSNNLVFKVDLKDKMDQERKEKNLSKSKIRDPQKYGAKLLKKEEAHVSSQKEVTKLSQEKDTDFYRRKAGQSLKGEFTEVLDKKVSSFGKIQKSSDAAACEGKATNFSKGEPCESKSNFLYDKKKCYPSANETCQLLEEVASQSVKGEATVSSEEEEQESPQGKIIESLQKDDSKTSDFQLCLASNTSLEGEANEAKNTKVPMEEGKVYPEEHDYKTSQRETREFSQGELNKLLQEYVSYSSVMCQCVSYEFFEEEKTESPDGKDLESSWEDTSLSSQGEMTESSSGVVIDFSLGEIVEFSQEEMSETSLGEIRESSLGEMSETSLGEIRESSLGEIRASLLGEISKWSQEEACETNTNKYSNQEACESKVTVFYDRKFSYSSEEGISEFSKGEISESSQVEISDSFSSIGNSNAASSTTDSNSSQVLSRKDYSDATTSESGQSLSKIYKSFDKVSMETPRSPGKKPKTPQRKKKEEIIESSQEAWNFLEKEICRSLKGEANIVKSNEVSKDAATKSSEENSCKSSLGEISESSHGVNSESSQGFPSDNSDGDTSLGNSILSSEGETLSSIGNSDAMSSAAKSSEENACKSSLGEISESSNRLNGEASQDFPSDNSDGDASLGNSILSSEGETLSTIGNSDATSSDKDSHSSEVLSRRDHSDTTTSESGQSLSKRIGMVWCNICKWFKKVSMETPRSPWKKPKTHQRKKKDEIIESLQEDTCNFSEKEISRSLKGEANVAKSNGVSKDAATKSSEENACKSSLGEISDSSHGVNDESSQDFPSDNSDGDTSLGNAILSSEGETLSSIGNSDATSSDKDSHSSEVLSRRDHSETATSESGQSLSKRIGMVWCNLCKWFNKVSRQMKSAFCSCSFTKRTE; translated from the exons atgctcggtctccccttctctttttcacttgatatttggggagtcggccaaatccttttgtttttattcaacccTCAAACCATGCGCAATTGCTCATCATATCAAAAT atgagacacatAATAAACTTACTGGGTATGCCCCCAGACTACATATTAAATGCTGGGAGATACACCAGTAGATATTttgtaaagatggaaaaccatTCTGGTTGttcatggagattaaag acaccagttGAATATGGTACAGATAAGTTAAAGAACTTCAATGAcgttcctcagtgttttagctattctctaacacaattgttttcg GCCAATCCAACCAATGACGAAAATGAAATGGAGGACCGCGGGGCTTTGTACGATCTCCTTAAAaagttattccactttgatggACATCTGAGAATCTCTCCTGAggaagccctgcagcatgacttCATAACAATGGGGCACCTTAGAACAGTTGAGAGCAAAGACTA ttcAAACAACTTGGTCTTCaaagtggatttaaaagataaaatggatcaggaaagaaaagaaaagaacttatCCAAGTCAAAAATAAGAGACCCTCAGAAATATGGTGCAAAGTTGTTGAAGAAGGAAGAAGCCCATGTCTCTTCACAGAAAGAAGTAACTAAGTTGTCGCAAGAGAAAGACACTGACTTTTACAGAAGAAAAGCCGGTCAGTCCTTGAAAGGAGAATTCACAGAAGTTTTGGATAAAAAAGTATCCTCATTTGGAAAAATCCAAAAGTCCTCAgatgcagcagcctgtgagggaAAAGCCACCAACTTCTCCAAGGGAGAACCCTGTGAATCCAAAAGCAATTTCTTATATGATAAAAAGAAATGCTACCCTTCGGCAAATGAAACATGCCAGTTATTGGAGGAAGTAGCTTCGCAATCTGTGAAAGGAGAAGCCACGgtctcctcagaggaagaagagcaagagTCCCCGCAGGGAAAAATCATTGAGTCCTTACAAAAAGATGACAGTAAGACCTCAGATTTTCAGCTCTGTCTTGCCTCCAACACGTCTTTGGAGGGGGAGGCCAATGAGGCAAAAAACACCAAGGTCCCCATGGAAGAAGGCAAAGTCTATCCAGAGGAACATGACTATAAGACCTCACAGAGAGAAACCAGGGAATTCTCTCAAGGAGAACTCAATAAGCTATTACAAGAATATGTCAGTTATTCCTCAGTaatgtgtcagtgtgtcagcTATGAGTTCttcgaggaggaaaaaacagagtcCCCAGACGGAAAAGACCTTGAGTCTTCATGGGAAGATACCAGTCTGTCCTCGcagggagaaatgacagaatcCTCATCGGGAGTAGTCATTGATTTCTCACTGGGAGAAATTGTTGAGTTCTCACAGGAAGAAATGAGTGAaacctcactgggagaaatccgtgagtcgtcactgggagaaatgagtgaaacctcactgggagaaatccgtgagtcgtcactgggagaaatccgtGCGTCTTTACTTGGAGAAATCAGTAAGTGGTCACAGGAAGAAGCATGTGAGACAAACACTAATAAATACTCCAATCAAGAAGCCTGTGAATCAAAAGTAACAGTGTTTTATGATAGAAAATTCAGCTACTCCTCGGAAGAAGGAATCAGTGAGTTCTCAAAGGGAGAAATTAGTGAATCCTCACAAGTAGAAATCAGTGATTCATtctccagtattggaaattccAATGCTGCGTCCTCTACCACAGACAGCAATTCATCACAGGTTCTCTCCCGGAAGGACTACTCTGACGCCACTACTTCTGAAAGTGGCCAATCACTCTCTAAAATCTACAAATCGTTTGAtaaggtctccatggaaacaccaaGGTCTCCAGGGAAGAAGCCAAAGACTcctcagagaaaaaagaaagaagaaatcatTGAATCCTCACAAGAAGCCTGGAATTTCTTAGAGAAAGAAATATGCAGATCTTTGAAGGGAGAAGCCAATATAGTAAAATCCAATGAGGTATCCAAAGATGCAGCCACaaaatcctcagaggaaaattcctgcaagtcctcactgggcgaaatcAGTGAGTCCTCACACGGAGTAAATAGTGAGTCCTCTCAAGgttttcccagtgataattctgatggagatacctctttgggaaattccatcttatcatctgagggagaaacactctccagtattggaaattccgaTGCTATGTCCTCGGCTGCaaaatcctcagaggaaaatgcctgcaagtcctcactgggcgaaatcAGTGAGTCCTCAAACAGATTAAATGGTGAGGCCTCTCAAGattttcccagtgataattctgatggagatgcctctttgggaaattccatcttatcatctgagggagaaacactctCCACTATTGGAAATTCCGATGCTACGTCCTCTGACAAAGACAGCCATTCATCAgaggttctctccaggagggaCCACTCTGACACCACTACTTCTGAGAGTGGCCAATCACTCTCAAAAAGAATAGGCATGGTTTGGTGTAACATctgcaaatggtttaaaaaggtctccatggaaacaccaaggtctccatggaagaagccaaagactcatcagagaaaaaagaaagatgaaatcaTTGAATCCTTACAAGAAGATACCTGTAATTTCTCAGAGAAAGAAATAAGCAGATCTTTGAAGGGGGAAGCCAATGTAGCAAAATCCAATGGGGTATCCAAAGATGCAGCCACAAAATCCTCGGAGGAAAAtgcctgcaagtcctcactgggcgaaatcAGTGATTCCTCACATGGAGTAAACGATGAGTCCTCTCAAGattttcccagtgataattctgatggagatacctctttgggaaatgccatcttatcatctgaaggagaaacactctccagtattggaaattccgaCGCTACGTCTTCTGACAAAGACAGCCATTCATCAgaggttctctccaggagggaCCACTCTGAAACCGCTACTTCTGAAAGCGGCCAATCACTCTCAAAAAGAATAGGCATGGTTTGGTGTAACCTCTGCAAATGGTTTAATAAGGTCTCCAGACAGATGAAGAGTGCCTTCTGTTCGTGCAGCTTTACCAAGAGGACTGAATAA
- the LOC115248739 gene encoding uncharacterized protein isoform X2: MFGLQMRHIINLLGMPPDYILNAGRYTSRYFVKMENHSGCSWRLKTPVEYGTDKLKNFNDVPQCFSYSLTQLFSANPTNDENEMEDRGALYDLLKKLFHFDGHLRISPEEALQHDFITMGHLRTVESKDYSNNLVFKVDLKDKMDQERKEKNLSKSKIRDPQKYGAKLLKKEEAHVSSQKEVTKLSQEKDTDFYRRKAGQSLKGEFTEVLDKKVSSFGKIQKSSDAAACEGKATNFSKGEPCESKSNFLYDKKKCYPSANETCQLLEEVASQSVKGEATVSSEEEEQESPQGKIIESLQKDDSKTSDFQLCLASNTSLEGEANEAKNTKVPMEEGKVYPEEHDYKTSQRETREFSQGELNKLLQEYVSYSSVMCQCVSYEFFEEEKTESPDGKDLESSWEDTSLSSQGEMTESSSGVVIDFSLGEIVEFSQEEMSETSLGEIRESSLGEMSETSLGEIRESSLGEIRASLLGEISKWSQEEACETNTNKYSNQEACESKVTVFYDRKFSYSSEEGISEFSKGEISESSQVEISDSFSSIGNSNAASSTTDSNSSQVLSRKDYSDATTSESGQSLSKIYKSFDKVSMETPRSPGKKPKTPQRKKKEEIIESSQEAWNFLEKEICRSLKGEANIVKSNEVSKDAATKSSEENSCKSSLGEISESSHGVNSESSQGFPSDNSDGDTSLGNSILSSEGETLSSIGNSDAMSSAAKSSEENACKSSLGEISESSNRLNGEASQDFPSDNSDGDASLGNSILSSEGETLSTIGNSDATSSDKDSHSSEVLSRRDHSDTTTSESGQSLSKRIGMVWCNICKWFKKVSMETPRSPWKKPKTHQRKKKDEIIESLQEDTCNFSEKEISRSLKGEANVAKSNGVSKDAATKSSEENACKSSLGEISDSSHGVNDESSQDFPSDNSDGDTSLGNAILSSEGETLSSIGNSDATSSDKDSHSSEVLSRRDHSETATSESGQSLSKRIGMVWCNLCKWFNKVSRQMKSAFCSCSFTKRTE, translated from the exons atgtttggtttacagatgagacacatAATAAACTTACTGGGTATGCCCCCAGACTACATATTAAATGCTGGGAGATACACCAGTAGATATTttgtaaagatggaaaaccatTCTGGTTGttcatggagattaaag acaccagttGAATATGGTACAGATAAGTTAAAGAACTTCAATGAcgttcctcagtgttttagctattctctaacacaattgttttcg GCCAATCCAACCAATGACGAAAATGAAATGGAGGACCGCGGGGCTTTGTACGATCTCCTTAAAaagttattccactttgatggACATCTGAGAATCTCTCCTGAggaagccctgcagcatgacttCATAACAATGGGGCACCTTAGAACAGTTGAGAGCAAAGACTA ttcAAACAACTTGGTCTTCaaagtggatttaaaagataaaatggatcaggaaagaaaagaaaagaacttatCCAAGTCAAAAATAAGAGACCCTCAGAAATATGGTGCAAAGTTGTTGAAGAAGGAAGAAGCCCATGTCTCTTCACAGAAAGAAGTAACTAAGTTGTCGCAAGAGAAAGACACTGACTTTTACAGAAGAAAAGCCGGTCAGTCCTTGAAAGGAGAATTCACAGAAGTTTTGGATAAAAAAGTATCCTCATTTGGAAAAATCCAAAAGTCCTCAgatgcagcagcctgtgagggaAAAGCCACCAACTTCTCCAAGGGAGAACCCTGTGAATCCAAAAGCAATTTCTTATATGATAAAAAGAAATGCTACCCTTCGGCAAATGAAACATGCCAGTTATTGGAGGAAGTAGCTTCGCAATCTGTGAAAGGAGAAGCCACGgtctcctcagaggaagaagagcaagagTCCCCGCAGGGAAAAATCATTGAGTCCTTACAAAAAGATGACAGTAAGACCTCAGATTTTCAGCTCTGTCTTGCCTCCAACACGTCTTTGGAGGGGGAGGCCAATGAGGCAAAAAACACCAAGGTCCCCATGGAAGAAGGCAAAGTCTATCCAGAGGAACATGACTATAAGACCTCACAGAGAGAAACCAGGGAATTCTCTCAAGGAGAACTCAATAAGCTATTACAAGAATATGTCAGTTATTCCTCAGTaatgtgtcagtgtgtcagcTATGAGTTCttcgaggaggaaaaaacagagtcCCCAGACGGAAAAGACCTTGAGTCTTCATGGGAAGATACCAGTCTGTCCTCGcagggagaaatgacagaatcCTCATCGGGAGTAGTCATTGATTTCTCACTGGGAGAAATTGTTGAGTTCTCACAGGAAGAAATGAGTGAaacctcactgggagaaatccgtgagtcgtcactgggagaaatgagtgaaacctcactgggagaaatccgtgagtcgtcactgggagaaatccgtGCGTCTTTACTTGGAGAAATCAGTAAGTGGTCACAGGAAGAAGCATGTGAGACAAACACTAATAAATACTCCAATCAAGAAGCCTGTGAATCAAAAGTAACAGTGTTTTATGATAGAAAATTCAGCTACTCCTCGGAAGAAGGAATCAGTGAGTTCTCAAAGGGAGAAATTAGTGAATCCTCACAAGTAGAAATCAGTGATTCATtctccagtattggaaattccAATGCTGCGTCCTCTACCACAGACAGCAATTCATCACAGGTTCTCTCCCGGAAGGACTACTCTGACGCCACTACTTCTGAAAGTGGCCAATCACTCTCTAAAATCTACAAATCGTTTGAtaaggtctccatggaaacaccaaGGTCTCCAGGGAAGAAGCCAAAGACTcctcagagaaaaaagaaagaagaaatcatTGAATCCTCACAAGAAGCCTGGAATTTCTTAGAGAAAGAAATATGCAGATCTTTGAAGGGAGAAGCCAATATAGTAAAATCCAATGAGGTATCCAAAGATGCAGCCACaaaatcctcagaggaaaattcctgcaagtcctcactgggcgaaatcAGTGAGTCCTCACACGGAGTAAATAGTGAGTCCTCTCAAGgttttcccagtgataattctgatggagatacctctttgggaaattccatcttatcatctgagggagaaacactctccagtattggaaattccgaTGCTATGTCCTCGGCTGCaaaatcctcagaggaaaatgcctgcaagtcctcactgggcgaaatcAGTGAGTCCTCAAACAGATTAAATGGTGAGGCCTCTCAAGattttcccagtgataattctgatggagatgcctctttgggaaattccatcttatcatctgagggagaaacactctCCACTATTGGAAATTCCGATGCTACGTCCTCTGACAAAGACAGCCATTCATCAgaggttctctccaggagggaCCACTCTGACACCACTACTTCTGAGAGTGGCCAATCACTCTCAAAAAGAATAGGCATGGTTTGGTGTAACATctgcaaatggtttaaaaaggtctccatggaaacaccaaggtctccatggaagaagccaaagactcatcagagaaaaaagaaagatgaaatcaTTGAATCCTTACAAGAAGATACCTGTAATTTCTCAGAGAAAGAAATAAGCAGATCTTTGAAGGGGGAAGCCAATGTAGCAAAATCCAATGGGGTATCCAAAGATGCAGCCACAAAATCCTCGGAGGAAAAtgcctgcaagtcctcactgggcgaaatcAGTGATTCCTCACATGGAGTAAACGATGAGTCCTCTCAAGattttcccagtgataattctgatggagatacctctttgggaaatgccatcttatcatctgaaggagaaacactctccagtattggaaattccgaCGCTACGTCTTCTGACAAAGACAGCCATTCATCAgaggttctctccaggagggaCCACTCTGAAACCGCTACTTCTGAAAGCGGCCAATCACTCTCAAAAAGAATAGGCATGGTTTGGTGTAACCTCTGCAAATGGTTTAATAAGGTCTCCAGACAGATGAAGAGTGCCTTCTGTTCGTGCAGCTTTACCAAGAGGACTGAATAA